Genomic segment of Salvia hispanica cultivar TCC Black 2014 chromosome 2, UniMelb_Shisp_WGS_1.0, whole genome shotgun sequence:
CGTTTTCATGCCAATACCATCATGGTATCTATGCTCTGTTCCATGTCATGAGTTTAACATGAAAAAACATGTTGCATTTGCAATTTAAATCGTTTATTGTAAAATAGTGATCGGATGTGTAACAATCCACTTGGCTGAATAACGACTGTGCAGTTTCAACTCAGCCATGTGACATGTCATGATCGGTTAGGAGACTGCTTGAAGTGCAGTTACTAATTTCTGCTGCAGGTGTTTTCACTCAATTTTGTGGTAGAATGTGTGTAAGAAGAAATGGTTGTATAGAAAAGCTTTGCGTTGCTTATGATTTATGCATATGATGGAACCTCCAATACAGGGGGATATTTCATCTAATTTCTTGAGGCCATCTAATATCTTTGCTAAAAACAGAATATATAGGATGTGGAACATTTTTTTAGAGCATGGTACATGACCTGTTGATTGATAAGTTCTTATCGTATTAAGCTTTGTGCGCTTcatttcacatatataatctTCTTGACAGTTGACACTCAAATTTACATGAGCATGAGTTGATATATTGTTGCATACTTGCATGAATTCGCAGGTACACAGCTGAGATAAACGAGATGGACGATGTGATAACAGACATTCCACCTCCTTCAAGACTTCTCTTGGAAGATCTAAACAACTTCACTCCACCACCACCTTCGCTTCCATCTCCGTTTTTGGTGTTTTCATGTGCTGATTCAAAGAAAAACTTCTCCCCCTCACTTCTCCTCATTGCCATGTCTTCCCCATCTCTTCACCTCTTACACCACTTGTCCTCCAAAAATCTCATTGGGACACTTATTCTCCCCGAGATCCCTTTAGCTGGAAACTCTGTTGAGCCTTCACTTCGAAACAAATCATGCAACATATATGCCCTCAATgaagctgataaaatgatcaTGATCGTCCTGGTTCAGTACTCTGTTACTTCAGAGAGAGCTAATGCAGTGGCTAGGTTGCTGATTGGTGAAAAGATCACACCTCAGAGGGTTTTGATTCTGGATTCTGTTCAAAGCCACAATTTTCGTGGCAGGCTATCTCCTGACGAGACCATTGCCTTCAAGCTGGAGACGTCACTGGAAAGAAAACAATCTGATGGCAATGCTTCTTTCGTCAAAGGTATGGATTACTATCCATCAGGAAGCATGGTAGATGGCTTGGCTGCTGCTCTGTTGAGTCGATGCCAATTGAAGAAGATCAAGGGAACTTTATGCGTTTCGTGGCCTGATTTTGGTACTCCAGTGATGTCCCTGGTCAAGTCTCTCTTGGTCGGGAATGTCTTATCAGGCGTAAACTACACCATTGATAAGAACTATGAGGAAGCTTATCTGAAGTTGAGCCGGAGAAAGGATCGCACTGATTCCGACCTGTATACGTGATCCATGAGTCCTTAGAAGCAAAATGATGTCACTTGATCATGTTTGTTTTTAGTACTTTCAGTTTTCCTCCCTTTTTAGGCCATCAAAGTTGACATTGTTGTTATCATgcacttattttcattaatatagtagtagcaACTTCATCTTCATGCCAACTTAATTTCTGAATGTTCATTTTTAACTTGTGACCAAAATTTCCTTGATCAATTCTCTGCTGAAACTGCTGGAAATCAAGAATTATACATAGGTGTCTTTGTGTAAGAATCAAGACAACtatttttcttgtccttgAATTAATTTCAACATTTCGTATTGAAATTGAGTTTCTGTGTGACAAATTTGAACAAGAAACCAGTAGCTTCTCTTATAGCATATGGTTACATCAAGAATccattttttgtgttttttgtatttaatcattaacaaaattcaaactctTTTGTTAGTCCACCTTAGATCATGCATCCAACGAACAAACTCCTTTTTTGTTATCAAGCGGTTAGGAAATTTTTGGATATCCTCAACAACATATAGCAAgacagattttttttattatttgacaGTGGAAAAGTTGAAGGGGTAAAACATCCATCATTTtattacaagaaaaataagctaaacacttAGGTTTGGTTGCTTGCCCAAATTTTATGTACAGCTGATTACAAGGTACTACAACCCTATTATTTGGTTTGGGAGATCCCACCAACCAGACTGATAGTAGTTACATCCTCTCTTGACTAAACACTTTCACAACTTTTTACTCAAAAAAGCACAGCCATTGTTTGAATTTATGTGCTAAATCTCACTTATATAACACATGCTCAAAAGGCTTTCTTGACattctctctgtctctctgaAACCATTCAACAAAATCAGATTTAGCAAGAAAATGGCTGCTTTTCTTCACTCAAAAGGGCTCATTCTGCGACTGATCGTCATCTTGGCTCTTAGTATAATAGCCTTGCATGCAAGTGAGCCGCCTCTAACCTTAGATTACTACAAATCAACGTGCCCCTCCGTGCTTGAAGTAGTCCGGAAAGAAATGGAATGCGCGGTGCTCTCTGATCCGCGCAATGCAGCCTTGATCCTGCGATTGCATTTCCACGACTGCTTCGTTCAGGTCACCTTCTTGACACCTACACTACAACGTTGGTAATGAAAAAACAGCGAGTTTTTGTGATACTCTTTTGGTCATCTTGATGCAGGGGTGCGATGCATCAGTGCTGCTGGATGACACAATCACACTTCAGGGTGAGAAGAGGGCATCCAACAACATACATGCCTTGAAGGGGTTCAGAATCATTGACAGGATCAAGAACAGGCTCGAGTCCGACTGCCCTGCCACAGTCTCCTGTGCTGACATCCTCACCATTGCTGCTAGGGATGCAGTCATCTTGGTACACGCACATACAAATAACACATTTCACTAAACTAAGCATCAAGATTTCaactttttcttgattttgatggTGCAGGTTGGTGGACCTTACTGGCCTGTTCCACTTGGCAGGAAGGACTCAAAAACTGCAGGCTATGCTCTCAGTGATGCTAACCTTCCCACCGCAGACGACGGCCTTCTCTCCATTATCTCAAAGTTTATGTATCAAGGCCTCTCAGTCACAGACATGGTTGCTCTTTCTGGTAAGAAACACATcagatttttatttcatttatagttATGATGGAATATGGATAATACTAGGCATGTTGTTGTGGCAGGGGCTCATACAATCGGCATGGCGCGTTGCGTGAACTTCAGGGACAGAATCTATGGAGACTTCTCTACAACTGCAGGAACAAATCCAGCCTCAAAGAGCTATCTGAGCAAACTGAAATCAGTGTGCTCACCTATCAAGGGATCATCGGACCAGAACGAATCAGCCATGGACTACGTCACGCCCAATCTGTTCGACAACTCCTACTACCAGATGCTGCTGAGGGGAGAAGGGCTGATCAATTCGGATCAAGAACTTTACTCCAGTGTTCTAGCAGTTGAGACCAAGAAACTTGTCCAAAAATATGCTGAAAATGCAGTTGCCTTCTTCGAACAGTTTGCCGAATCTATGGTGAAAATGGGGAATATTACCAATGCTGATACTTATACTAATGGAGAAGTGAGGAGGAACTGCAGATTTGTCAACACTTGAAGCCTTCCTGCAACAATGAAATCAAGAATGAAGTTGATGCCTTtactaatttcattatttttgtattcaCCACAAACATTTCTTGTATAAGTATACCACTTCggtttaaatcaaaatttcaactttttcTCGAAGAGTTTATGTTGCTTTGATTATGatcaaatattcaactttttagAGTTGATGTTTGCTTTGATTATGATGTTCAACTCAACTTTTTCCCTTGTTGCCAAAAtcagtatttttgtttttgacaCTCCATATTACATAATTAAgacttcaaaatataaatgaaaattaaataaaagtagagGTATTTAATTTGTGACTAAATAATCGTTACAAATATTGGGAAAAAAACGATAAAACTTGCCTCCTTAAACGCACGCAAATCGACGTAGCTGCTGCCCTGCACTGGCAAAACAATTTCGAGCTTCCATCAATTGCTACAAATGCCCCAATTCTAATATCATTTCATCACTCGTGAGTGATTTCTCAAGGTACATTTCGTTTCCACGGTTTCTTATTTGAGCTGTCTCAATAGTCAAGATTCCATTTCTTTGTACGATTTCGTTGAGTGTAAATTGGATTTCCTTAGAGACATGAGTAATTTATCAGCGATGAGTAGTTGGTGAGAAAGTTGAGAATTTTTGTAGAAATTGGATCAATATGATCTCCTCTTGCGTGTTTCTCGAAGTGGAGTCTTTATGCTTGCAATTATTTTGGGGCTATTTTgtcttgttattttttttttctttaagcTAGTAAAGGGATTGAGAAAGATCTAGTTTCTGGGCATTACTTGCAAGATTTTGGATCGTGATCACTGATCATATACTAACTCTAATGTAAATAGGGATATTTTCAGTGAGTTATGCGTTTttatgcaatattttttttatcatcatgCTCAAACTATTCCTTCATGGTTTTCAATCTTGATTTCGTATCAGTGCTGATGTAGGTATAGGGATTTTGAATGAGTTATGTgaattctttgtttttgtgCAAGATTTTGTATCATCGTGCTCAAATTATACCTTGAAAAGTCATGGTTTTGAGTCTTGGTCACATACTAATGCTGATGTAGATATTTGcaaataggatttctttcgATCTGACTATGATTGAAGCGGAAAAGGATTCCGCGCGGGATTTGATTAGTGATTTGCCGGATAGCATTATAGAAACCATACTCACAAAGCTTCCAATCAAGGATGTTGTGAGAACAAGCATCTTATCTACAAGGTGGAGGTATAGATGGGCCTCGATAACCAATCTCGTGTTTGATGACAGAGGTGTGGCCGAGTATG
This window contains:
- the LOC125207468 gene encoding uncharacterized protein LOC125207468; the encoded protein is MDDVITDIPPPSRLLLEDLNNFTPPPPSLPSPFLVFSCADSKKNFSPSLLLIAMSSPSLHLLHHLSSKNLIGTLILPEIPLAGNSVEPSLRNKSCNIYALNEADKMIMIVLVQYSVTSERANAVARLLIGEKITPQRVLILDSVQSHNFRGRLSPDETIAFKLETSLERKQSDGNASFVKGMDYYPSGSMVDGLAAALLSRCQLKKIKGTLCVSWPDFGTPVMSLVKSLLVGNVLSGVNYTIDKNYEEAYLKLSRRKDRTDSDLYT
- the LOC125207467 gene encoding peroxidase 11 — its product is MAAFLHSKGLILRLIVILALSIIALHASEPPLTLDYYKSTCPSVLEVVRKEMECAVLSDPRNAALILRLHFHDCFVQGCDASVLLDDTITLQGEKRASNNIHALKGFRIIDRIKNRLESDCPATVSCADILTIAARDAVILVGGPYWPVPLGRKDSKTAGYALSDANLPTADDGLLSIISKFMYQGLSVTDMVALSGAHTIGMARCVNFRDRIYGDFSTTAGTNPASKSYLSKLKSVCSPIKGSSDQNESAMDYVTPNLFDNSYYQMLLRGEGLINSDQELYSSVLAVETKKLVQKYAENAVAFFEQFAESMVKMGNITNADTYTNGEVRRNCRFVNT